The Muricauda sp. SCSIO 65647 genome includes a region encoding these proteins:
- a CDS encoding DUF2490 domain-containing protein — translation MGHRFSTFFLVLTVLGLGLTSMAQEGEVLPEESEFKDPKTRIWYNTYGIIRISNRLYWDAQTHFRFEETENTPFIGQIGQVYNRHAIGYIYSKYINFSLGGVLRVNFNTNEDSDDRNVVPEWRIWHQYQFAQPVYSAMIYHRLRIEHRWSQGFEENSEYIFRNRWRYMFRVKVPLNSNKLEPGTLYVSPEAELIMQSGKAVVGSVMEDLRITTTLGYIINPRLKVAGGLMYSQGQTLENAGVFKQNWTMRFHVYFSPDIRKVKNKLPAIHFTD, via the coding sequence TTTTTTGGTATTGACTGTTTTAGGTTTGGGCCTTACCTCAATGGCTCAAGAGGGGGAAGTACTTCCAGAAGAATCGGAATTCAAGGATCCAAAGACCAGAATATGGTACAATACGTATGGTATCATACGAATTTCAAATCGACTCTATTGGGATGCACAGACCCATTTTCGTTTCGAAGAGACCGAGAACACACCATTTATAGGACAGATAGGGCAGGTTTATAACCGTCATGCCATAGGCTACATTTATTCAAAATACATCAATTTCAGCCTCGGTGGCGTGTTGCGGGTCAACTTTAATACCAACGAAGATTCAGACGATCGAAATGTTGTGCCCGAATGGCGAATCTGGCATCAATACCAGTTTGCGCAACCTGTTTATAGCGCCATGATTTACCATCGCCTTCGTATTGAACACCGATGGAGCCAAGGGTTTGAAGAAAATAGTGAATATATTTTCAGAAACCGTTGGCGTTATATGTTTCGTGTCAAGGTGCCCTTGAACAGCAACAAGTTGGAACCTGGCACGCTCTATGTCTCACCAGAAGCGGAACTGATCATGCAGAGTGGTAAGGCCGTAGTGGGCAGCGTCATGGAAGACCTTCGTATAACCACTACTTTGGGGTATATTATAAACCCAAGGCTGAAAGTGGCCGGGGGCCTCATGTATTCTCAAGGCCAGACTTTGGAAAATGCCGGGGTATTCAAACAAAATTGGACCATGCGCTTTCATGTCTATTTCTCGCCTGATATTCGAAAGGTAAAAAATAAGCTACCTGCGATCCATTTTACCGATTGA
- a CDS encoding MORN repeat-containing protein, whose translation MKKPHLTKATFLFLAFFLGMASFYFFKSENLKKELREAQAHQQELESYIEARQALLHIDSMLVDGDDYPGALKAYRAQLNDKSTSKELRLRISLTEKLTRLTATKPHQDYAKLERLKELDSLQALATIRPKELQQYDSLSFALEKTKVQLVRMKRQLKQKSFGEYLTFTNAKGSQMHYVGQVKNGKANGYGVALFNTGSRYEGQWKDNQRHGNGTFYWKDGERYEGEYQNDKRNGQGTYFWANGERFVGLWKGDERTGEGIFYGKEGDVVASGVWEDDELVQADKL comes from the coding sequence ATGAAGAAACCACATCTGACCAAGGCTACCTTTCTATTTTTGGCATTTTTCCTAGGGATGGCCAGCTTCTATTTTTTTAAGTCCGAAAACCTAAAAAAAGAACTACGGGAAGCTCAAGCACACCAACAAGAACTGGAAAGTTACATCGAAGCACGGCAAGCGCTGCTGCACATTGACTCGATGTTGGTAGATGGCGACGATTACCCCGGGGCACTCAAGGCATATCGCGCGCAATTGAACGATAAAAGCACGAGTAAAGAACTGCGACTGCGCATTTCACTGACCGAAAAATTGACGAGACTGACCGCAACAAAGCCCCATCAAGATTACGCAAAACTTGAACGGCTAAAAGAGCTTGACTCATTACAGGCACTGGCAACGATCAGGCCCAAAGAACTGCAACAATATGACTCATTGAGTTTTGCTCTTGAAAAGACCAAGGTACAGCTGGTGCGCATGAAACGACAGTTGAAGCAGAAATCTTTTGGCGAGTATTTGACCTTTACCAATGCCAAGGGCAGCCAAATGCATTATGTGGGCCAAGTAAAGAATGGTAAGGCCAATGGTTACGGTGTGGCCCTTTTTAATACCGGCAGTCGTTATGAAGGCCAATGGAAAGACAACCAACGTCATGGAAATGGAACTTTTTATTGGAAAGACGGTGAACGCTATGAAGGCGAGTACCAAAACGACAAAAGAAATGGCCAAGGCACCTATTTTTGGGCCAATGGCGAAAGGTTTGTCGGCCTTTGGAAGGGAGACGAACGTACCGGCGAAGGTATTTTCTATGGAAAAGAGGGTGATGTGGTGGCCAGCGGTGTTTGGGAAGACGACGAATTGGTCCAGGCCGATAAGCTATAA
- a CDS encoding translation factor GTPase family protein: MKVYDDKHIKNIVFVGAHNSGKTTLAETMLFEAGLINRRGSVENGNTVSDYHEIEHQRGTSVFATPLHTEWRNYKINIIDTPGLDDFIGEILSSIRVADTIVTVINARHGVEIGTEIIWSHIDNYNKPTLFVVNQIDHMNADFEHSFNSIKALVGNNAVKIQYPLKVDGAQCIIDVLKMKMYKFSPQGGKPEKFPIPDDQKELADHLHNELVEKAAENDEELMELFFEKGTLSEDEMRQGIKAGMLNHELFPVFCVSALNDMGSGRLMGFIDNVAPAAADLKPEQSVEDKTIVRTNEAPTVLFVFKTVHLPNVGQITFFKVKSGVIKANDKLVNSRTGETETLNQLFIMDGKKRESVSKLVVGDIGATLKLKYTETNDTLHAENNKVTIKPIAYPEPRTKKSISAVNKNEDEKLSDALKKIHSQDPTVVVSYSKELKQQILGCQGELHLATISWTLENIYGIKAAFIQPKIAYRETIKRTSTANYRHKKQSGGAGQFAQVHMKIEPWYEGMAEPEGFNIRGKEEVELAWGGKLIFYNCIVGGVIDLRYLPSIKKGILEVMESGPLTGSYIRDVRVMVYDGKMHSVDSNDIAFKIAGAHAFKAAFLNAKPKLLEPIRELTVKVPEEMIGNVMTDLQSRRSVILGIDSSDHYQILKCATPEAELYGYSTDLRSLTQGKATFNSVFSSFEAVPDSIQQNLVQQKE, encoded by the coding sequence ATGAAAGTGTATGATGACAAACATATAAAGAACATAGTATTTGTGGGCGCCCACAACAGCGGCAAGACCACTTTGGCCGAGACCATGCTCTTTGAGGCCGGTCTAATCAATAGACGTGGTAGTGTCGAAAATGGAAATACGGTATCTGACTATCACGAAATTGAACATCAAAGGGGCACCTCGGTTTTTGCTACGCCACTGCACACCGAATGGCGCAATTACAAAATAAATATCATAGATACCCCGGGCCTCGATGACTTTATCGGTGAGATACTTTCTTCCATTCGGGTGGCCGATACCATTGTTACGGTCATTAATGCACGTCATGGGGTCGAGATAGGCACCGAGATTATTTGGAGCCATATCGACAACTATAACAAACCTACCTTGTTTGTGGTGAATCAGATAGACCATATGAATGCCGATTTTGAACATAGCTTCAACAGCATTAAAGCTTTGGTGGGCAATAACGCCGTCAAGATTCAATACCCCTTAAAGGTTGATGGTGCGCAATGTATCATCGATGTGCTGAAAATGAAGATGTACAAGTTTTCTCCACAGGGCGGAAAGCCAGAAAAATTCCCTATTCCCGACGATCAAAAAGAACTGGCAGACCATTTGCACAATGAATTGGTGGAAAAAGCGGCCGAAAATGATGAAGAACTGATGGAATTGTTTTTTGAAAAAGGTACCCTATCAGAAGACGAAATGCGGCAAGGTATCAAGGCAGGTATGCTCAACCATGAACTTTTTCCCGTTTTCTGTGTATCGGCATTGAACGATATGGGCAGTGGAAGGCTTATGGGCTTCATCGATAACGTGGCCCCGGCGGCGGCAGATTTGAAGCCTGAACAGAGCGTTGAAGACAAGACCATTGTGCGCACCAACGAGGCCCCAACGGTCTTGTTTGTCTTTAAAACGGTACACTTGCCCAATGTGGGCCAGATCACTTTTTTTAAGGTGAAATCGGGTGTGATCAAAGCCAATGATAAATTGGTCAATTCAAGAACCGGTGAGACCGAGACCTTGAACCAATTGTTCATCATGGACGGTAAAAAAAGAGAGTCGGTCTCTAAACTGGTCGTGGGTGATATCGGGGCAACCCTAAAATTGAAATATACCGAGACCAACGATACCCTACATGCAGAAAACAACAAGGTAACGATCAAACCTATTGCTTACCCAGAACCGAGAACAAAAAAATCGATATCGGCGGTAAATAAGAATGAAGACGAGAAGTTGAGCGATGCCCTAAAAAAGATACATAGCCAAGACCCTACGGTGGTCGTTTCTTATTCCAAAGAATTGAAACAACAAATCTTGGGCTGCCAAGGCGAGCTACATTTGGCGACCATCAGCTGGACATTGGAAAATATATACGGCATAAAAGCAGCGTTCATACAACCAAAAATCGCTTACAGGGAAACCATAAAGCGCACTTCAACGGCCAATTACCGCCATAAGAAACAATCAGGTGGCGCAGGCCAGTTCGCACAGGTGCACATGAAGATCGAGCCATGGTACGAGGGCATGGCCGAACCCGAGGGATTCAACATTCGTGGCAAAGAGGAGGTAGAGCTCGCATGGGGCGGAAAACTGATTTTTTACAATTGCATCGTCGGTGGGGTGATCGATCTTCGTTATTTGCCCTCTATAAAAAAAGGGATTCTTGAGGTGATGGAGTCAGGACCCCTTACGGGCTCTTACATCAGGGATGTTAGGGTCATGGTCTACGACGGCAAGATGCATTCAGTAGACTCGAACGATATCGCTTTCAAGATTGCAGGGGCACATGCTTTCAAAGCAGCATTTTTAAACGCCAAACCCAAATTACTTGAACCGATTCGAGAGTTGACCGTAAAGGTGCCCGAAGAAATGATCGGCAATGTGATGACCGATCTACAATCAAGACGTTCCGTTATTTTGGGTATCGACAGCAGTGACCACTATCAGATTTTGAAGTGCGCAACACCCGAAGCAGAGTTGTACGGTTATTCTACCGACTTGCGCTCATTGACACAAGGTAAGGCCACTTTTAATTCGGTGTTTTCCTCTTTTGAAGCGGTTCCTGATAGTATTCAGCAAAATTTGGTGCAGCAAAAAGAATAG